One segment of Anopheles stephensi strain Indian chromosome 3, UCI_ANSTEP_V1.0, whole genome shotgun sequence DNA contains the following:
- the LOC118512809 gene encoding 28S ribosomal protein S15, mitochondrial, protein MNALAKLKTLTTPSINQIVRTYALKSDLKIKWVRPEKVPCYKPQKSGDLQSLPKFAGSELMKDYRESKELETANEHVRNLFTLEHNRRRQMVENFKEDMVRRVYRHDLDYGSMEAKLGLMTARIRSLQDYMEQFPRQSVVKVQLKELIDKRKRFLRYLRRWDYRRFEYVLEKLDLVYKPYPTHFHWITRKDSLRKLTNIHCDQIKETRLEEYRKQLESQQLDFLEKKLQTLEFIRKEQTECQVPVTVTKEEIQAVRKQYDQLKQKRTAMAESLKAAEES, encoded by the exons ATGAACGCACTGGCAAAGCTGAAAACCCTCACAACACCCTCCATCAATCAGATCGTTCGTACGTACGCACTAAAATCCGATCTGAAAATCAAATGGGTCCGGCCGGAGAAGGTGCCGTGCTACAAGCCGCAAAAGTCGGGCGATCTGCAGTCCCTGCCGAAGTTTGCCGGCAGCGAGCTGATGAAGGACTACCGTGAATCGAAAGAGCTGGAAACGGCAAACGAGCACGTGCGGAATCTGTTCACCCTGGAGCACAACCGGCGCCGGCagatggtggaaaactttaAGGAAGACATGGTGCGGCGCGTGTACCGGCACGATTTGGACTACGGTTCGATGGAGGCGAAAT TGGGTCTCATGACGGCAAGAATACGCAGCCTGCAGGACTATATGGAGCAGTTTCCGCGCCAGTCAGTGGTGAAGGTCCAGCTGAAGGAGCTGATCGATAAACGCAAGCGCTTCCTTCGCTATCTGCGGCGCTGGGACTATCGTCGGTTCGAGTACGTGCTGGAGAAGCTAGACCTCGTTTACAAACCCTACCCAAC GCATTTCCATTGGATCACCCGTAAGGATTCATTGCGCAAGCTAACCAACATCCACTGCGATCAGATTAAGGAAACGCGGCTGGAAGAGTACCGCAAACAGCTCGAATCGCAGCAGCTAGACTTTCTGGAAAAGAAGCTACAAACGCTGGAATTTATTCGCAAGGAGCAAACCGAATGTCAGGTACCGGTCACCGTAACGAAGGAAGAAATTCAAGCCGTCCGCAAGCAGTACGATCAACTCAAGCAAAAGCGAACGGCCATGGCAGAAAGCTTAAAAGCGGCAGAAGAATCGTAG
- the LOC118512812 gene encoding glycine-rich cell wall structural protein-like isoform X3, with amino-acid sequence MKLFVVLFALLAVAIAAPVAQFGFGYPGLGGGFHPRPRFHRPYPGPHYGGHYGGGGGLPLGGGGFSGSQANAQSASFNIGLGGISGSFSNSNANSFGGGHGGGFGGSGAQASAQSSSFGGGLGGFGGSASSAQASANSFGGGGGGLFPFF; translated from the exons ATGAAACTGTTCGTGGTATTGTTTGCCCTGTTGGCGGTCGCCATTGCTGCACCGGTGGCACAGTTTGGATTCGGCTATCCCGGCTTGGGAGGAG GATTTCATCCCCGACCACGCTTCCATCGACCCTACCCAGGACCTCATTACGGTGGACActacggcggcggtggtgggcTACCGCTAGGTGGTGGCGGCTTCTCCGGCAGCCAGGCCAACGCACAGTCCGCCTCGTTCAACATCGGGCTGGGTGGCATCTCGGGCTCGTTCAGTAACTCGAACGCGAACTCGTTCGGCGGCGGCCATGGCGGTGGGTTCGGTGGATCCGGTGCCCAAGCTTCGGCCCAGTCCAGCTCGTTCGGCGGCGGACTGGGAGGATTCGGTGGGTCGGCGTCCAGCGCGCAAGCGTCGGCCAACTCgttcggtggaggtggcggCGGACTGTTCCC ATTCTTCTAA
- the LOC118512812 gene encoding glycine-rich protein 23-like isoform X2, with amino-acid sequence MKLFVVLFALLAVAIAAPVAQFGFGYPGLGGGFIPVAVPVPVAVAPIGVSPVGVLAPVGYVAPGPHYGGHYGGGGGLPLGGGGFSGSQANAQSASFNIGLGGISGSFSNSNANSFGGGHGGGFGGSGAQASAQSSSFGGGLGGFGGSASSAQASANSFGGGGGGLFPFF; translated from the exons ATGAAACTGTTCGTGGTATTGTTTGCCCTGTTGGCGGTCGCCATTGCTGCACCGGTGGCACAGTTTGGATTCGGCTATCCCGGCTTGGGAGGAG GCTTTATTCCAGTAGCGGTTCCGGTACCGGTAGCGGTTGCACCGATCGGTGTCTCTCCGGTCGGTGTACTAGCCCCAGTTGGATACGTAGCGCCAG GACCTCATTACGGTGGACActacggcggcggtggtgggcTACCGCTAGGTGGTGGCGGCTTCTCCGGCAGCCAGGCCAACGCACAGTCCGCCTCGTTCAACATCGGGCTGGGTGGCATCTCGGGCTCGTTCAGTAACTCGAACGCGAACTCGTTCGGCGGCGGCCATGGCGGTGGGTTCGGTGGATCCGGTGCCCAAGCTTCGGCCCAGTCCAGCTCGTTCGGCGGCGGACTGGGAGGATTCGGTGGGTCGGCGTCCAGCGCGCAAGCGTCGGCCAACTCgttcggtggaggtggcggCGGACTGTTCCC ATTCTTCTAA
- the LOC118512808 gene encoding SH3 domain-containing protein Dlish gives MAFLCPVRIRRGKKKKPIGSDIDKDLSSSLGLNHGMGRITGSASIETLVRVGIEKEHGLSPDSKMVVLHDFTPCVDDELEVKRGQIVNILYRENDWVYVIGQDTRQEGFIPHSYCAPFNTQLADLAIKKKLPRDVATMGAPGSGGGGGGGGGPGVGPGGATGVVGLVVGGGGLGNGVGLTAADLTDGMPDIGMDVLDDSTGPGLLTNALKHSQASLSSEPDFLPFAKDPSGRYIVLYTFIARDENDVSVERGEFVTVLNREDPEWFWIVRSDGQEGFIPSGFVYPAENILQGHAGKQQQQQQGGVNSMGSIGNDMNNLQAMNGGGMSVGGQHQQQQQQQQAQHQQQSQQQQQHQQQPGIGSDDLRYHGTELVMLYDYKAQAPDDLSVRRGDWIYADLNNQTVDGWLWAYAPKTRKYGFIPKAYARPPAMTSL, from the exons ATGGCATTCCTCTGCCCCGTACGCATACGtcgtgggaaaaagaagaaac CGATCGGAAGCGATATCGATAAGGATCTGTCGAGCAGCCTCGGATTGAACCATGGCATGGGCCGCATTACCGGATCGGCCAGCATCGAAACGCTCGTGCGGGTCGGCATAGAGAAGGAGCACGGTCTTAGCCCGGACAGTAAGATGGTGGTGTTGCACGATTTTACTCCCTGCGTGGACGACGAGCTGGAGGTGAAACGGGGCCAAATAGTGAACATACTGTACCGTGAGAATGATTGGGTGTACGTGATCGGGCAGGACACCCGGCAGGAAGGTTTCATACCGCACTCGTACTGTGCACCGTTCAACACACAGCTGGCCGATCTTGCCATCAAGAAGAAGCTGCCCCGCGATGTCGCCACCATGGGTGCACCGGgcagtggcggtggtggtggtggtggcggcggacCAGGAGTAGGACCCGGAGGTGCGACAGGTGTTGTTgggctggtggtgggtggaggagGGCTAGGGAATGGCGTTGGACTAACGGCGGCTGATTTAACCGATGGCATGCCCGATATCGGTATGGACGTGCTGGATGACAGTACCGGACCGGGGTTGCTTACGAACGCGCTGAAACACTCGCAGGCGAGTCTCAGCTCGGAGCCCGACTTCTTGCCATTTGCGAAGGATCCGAGCGGTCGGTACATCGTGCTGTACACGTTTATTGCGCGCGACGAGAACGATGTGTCGGTCGAGCGGGGCGAATTCGTGACCGTGCTGAACCGGGAAGATCCGGAATGGTTCTGGATTGTGCGGAGTGACGGACAGGAGGGTTTCATTCCGTCCGGGTTCGTGTACCCGGCGGAGAATATACTGCAGGGCCATGcagggaagcagcagcagcagcaacagggcGGTGTAAATAGTATGGGATCGATCGGCAACGATATGAACAATCTGCAGGCGATGAATGGTGGTGGCATGTCCGTTGGTggacagcatcagcagcagcagcagcaacagcaggcacagcatcaacagcagtcgcagcagcagcagcagcaccagcaacaacccGGCATTGGATCGGATGATCTACGGTACCATGGCACCGAGTTGGTCATGCTGTACGATTATAAG GCACAAGCACCGGACGATTTAAGTGTGCGGAGAGGCGACTGGATCTATGCGGACCTCAACAACCAAACCGTCGACGGATGGCTGTGGGCGTACGCACCGAAAACCCGCAAATATGGTTTCATTCCCAAAGCATACGCCCGTCCGCCTGCCATGACGAGTCTGTAG
- the LOC118512812 gene encoding PE-PGRS family protein PE_PGRS30-like isoform X1 — protein MKLFVVLFALLAVAIAAPVAQFGFGYPGLGGAKAYRKALRRGFIPVAVPVPVAVAPIGVSPVGVLAPVGYVAPGPHYGGHYGGGGGLPLGGGGFSGSQANAQSASFNIGLGGISGSFSNSNANSFGGGHGGGFGGSGAQASAQSSSFGGGLGGFGGSASSAQASANSFGGGGGGLFPFF, from the exons ATGAAACTGTTCGTGGTATTGTTTGCCCTGTTGGCGGTCGCCATTGCTGCACCGGTGGCACAGTTTGGATTCGGCTATCCCGGCTTGGGAGGAG CTAAAGCATATCGTAAAG CACTAAGGAGAG GCTTTATTCCAGTAGCGGTTCCGGTACCGGTAGCGGTTGCACCGATCGGTGTCTCTCCGGTCGGTGTACTAGCCCCAGTTGGATACGTAGCGCCAG GACCTCATTACGGTGGACActacggcggcggtggtgggcTACCGCTAGGTGGTGGCGGCTTCTCCGGCAGCCAGGCCAACGCACAGTCCGCCTCGTTCAACATCGGGCTGGGTGGCATCTCGGGCTCGTTCAGTAACTCGAACGCGAACTCGTTCGGCGGCGGCCATGGCGGTGGGTTCGGTGGATCCGGTGCCCAAGCTTCGGCCCAGTCCAGCTCGTTCGGCGGCGGACTGGGAGGATTCGGTGGGTCGGCGTCCAGCGCGCAAGCGTCGGCCAACTCgttcggtggaggtggcggCGGACTGTTCCC ATTCTTCTAA